A single genomic interval of Chryseobacterium paludis harbors:
- a CDS encoding YifB family Mg chelatase-like AAA ATPase, translating to MLIKIYGSAIHGVAAQTITIEVNVDTGGVGYHLVGLPDNAIKESSYRISAALKNVGLKIPGKKITINMAPADLRKEGSAYDLSIAIGILVASDQILAENIQDYIIMGELSLDGSLHPIKGVLPIAIQAREEGFKGIILPKQNTREAAVVEGLDVYGADNIKEVIDFFNEGIPIEKVVLDVKKEFQEKVNQFPFDFSEVKGQETAKRAMEVAAAGGHNIILIGPPGSGKTMLAKRVPSILPPLTLKEALETTKIHSVAGKIGTETSLMTIRPFRSPHHTISDVALVGGGSYPQPGEISLAHNGVLFLDEMPEFKRTVLEVMRQPLEDREVTISRARFTVNYPASFMLIASMNPSPSGYFPDDPNNTSSIMEMQRYMNKLSGPLLDRIDIHIEIQKVEFDQLTKKRSGERSEDIRKRVLKAREIQQERYEGLEISCNAQIGPRQIEQFCALDGVSFSLIKLAMDKLNLSARAYDRILKVARTIADLEESENILSQHISEAIQYRSLDREFWNA from the coding sequence ATGTTGATCAAAATTTATGGAAGCGCAATTCATGGAGTTGCAGCTCAGACTATTACTATTGAGGTAAATGTCGATACAGGAGGCGTTGGCTATCATTTGGTGGGGCTTCCCGATAATGCTATTAAAGAAAGCAGTTACAGAATCTCGGCAGCCTTAAAAAATGTAGGATTAAAAATTCCGGGAAAGAAAATCACAATTAATATGGCTCCTGCAGATCTTCGAAAGGAAGGTTCTGCCTATGATTTAAGTATAGCTATAGGGATTTTAGTTGCTTCAGATCAAATTCTTGCTGAAAATATTCAAGATTACATTATCATGGGAGAGCTTTCATTGGATGGAAGTTTACATCCTATAAAAGGGGTTTTACCCATTGCTATTCAGGCTCGTGAGGAAGGCTTTAAAGGAATTATTCTACCCAAACAAAATACCCGGGAAGCAGCAGTAGTAGAAGGTCTCGATGTGTACGGAGCTGATAATATTAAAGAAGTAATTGATTTCTTTAACGAAGGAATACCTATTGAAAAGGTTGTTTTAGATGTAAAAAAAGAATTCCAGGAAAAGGTTAATCAATTTCCATTTGATTTTTCAGAAGTAAAGGGGCAGGAGACTGCAAAAAGAGCTATGGAAGTTGCAGCAGCAGGAGGACATAATATTATTTTAATTGGTCCGCCAGGAAGTGGAAAAACAATGTTAGCAAAAAGAGTTCCAAGTATTTTACCACCACTAACTTTAAAGGAGGCTTTAGAAACAACAAAGATTCATTCTGTTGCTGGGAAAATTGGAACAGAGACTTCTCTAATGACCATTCGCCCCTTCAGATCACCCCATCATACCATATCAGATGTTGCTTTAGTGGGTGGTGGAAGTTATCCTCAGCCTGGCGAAATTTCTCTGGCTCACAATGGTGTTCTATTTCTTGATGAAATGCCTGAGTTCAAACGGACAGTTCTCGAGGTCATGCGACAGCCCCTGGAAGATAGGGAAGTAACGATTTCAAGGGCTAGATTTACCGTCAATTATCCAGCAAGTTTTATGCTGATTGCTTCAATGAATCCAAGTCCTAGCGGATATTTTCCAGATGATCCCAATAATACCTCGAGCATTATGGAGATGCAACGATACATGAACAAATTATCAGGCCCTCTTTTAGATCGTATTGATATCCACATTGAAATTCAAAAGGTTGAATTCGACCAGCTAACAAAAAAAAGGAGTGGTGAAAGAAGTGAAGATATCAGAAAAAGGGTTTTAAAAGCCCGTGAAATACAGCAAGAAAGATATGAGGGTTTAGAAATCAGTTGTAATGCCCAGATTGGTCCTCGGCAAATCGAACAATTTTGTGCATTAGATGGGGTTTCATTTTCCTTAATAAAATTAGCAATGGATAAATTAAATCTTTCTGCAAGAGCCTATGACAGAATTTTAAAAGTAGCCAGAACAATTGCAGATCTTGAGGAATCTGAAAATATTTTGTCACAGCATATCTCCGAAGCGATACAATATAGAAGCCTGGACAGAGAATTTTGGAATGCCTGA
- a CDS encoding NADP-dependent oxidoreductase, producing MKAIIIKEFGGADKLEIVDTEKPQIKDDQVLVKVKAFGINPVDTKIRSGSHITSKTLQLPVILGKDISGVIEKVGKNVLEFQVGDAVFGLASQTYAEYVALSPDVIVKKPERISFEEAAAVSLAGLTAYQAIHDHLKVSSGDQILIQSAAGGVGHLAVQFAKIGGAFVSGTSSGKNIDFIKALGVDLPIDYKNERFEEKVSDLDEALDTMGGDVLYRSINCVKPGGRLVCLPSYTKDDPKAIELAQKRNVDLMWTMLNFKKEQLQIIANLLDENKLKVHVDKIFPIEKIAEAHQAIETHGTKGKIVIQM from the coding sequence ATGAAAGCAATCATTATAAAAGAATTTGGAGGAGCTGACAAACTTGAAATAGTAGATACAGAAAAACCTCAAATAAAAGATGATCAGGTTTTAGTAAAGGTAAAAGCGTTTGGAATAAATCCTGTGGACACCAAAATAAGATCTGGAAGTCATATTACCTCTAAAACATTGCAATTACCCGTAATTCTGGGAAAAGATATAAGTGGGGTTATTGAAAAAGTTGGCAAAAATGTTCTGGAGTTTCAAGTGGGAGATGCCGTTTTTGGACTTGCCAGTCAAACCTATGCTGAATATGTAGCCTTAAGCCCTGACGTTATTGTCAAAAAACCAGAAAGAATCAGTTTTGAAGAAGCTGCAGCAGTATCATTAGCTGGTCTTACTGCTTATCAGGCAATTCATGATCATTTAAAAGTTTCCTCTGGAGACCAAATTTTAATTCAATCCGCCGCAGGAGGCGTTGGACATCTGGCAGTACAGTTTGCTAAAATAGGGGGTGCATTTGTAAGCGGAACTTCTTCAGGTAAAAATATTGACTTCATTAAAGCCCTTGGTGTTGATCTTCCAATTGATTATAAAAATGAGAGGTTTGAAGAAAAAGTATCTGACCTGGATGAAGCATTGGATACAATGGGTGGGGACGTTTTATATAGATCGATCAATTGTGTGAAGCCTGGTGGAAGACTTGTGTGTCTTCCTTCCTATACCAAAGATGATCCGAAAGCTATAGAGCTTGCCCAAAAACGAAATGTTGATCTAATGTGGACCATGCTTAATTTTAAAAAAGAGCAGTTGCAGATTATTGCAAACCTATTAGATGAAAATAAACTTAAAGTGCATGTAGATAAAATTTTTCCAATTGAAAAAATAGCAGAAGCACATCAGGCGATCGAAACCCATGGTACCAAGGGAAAGATTGTAATTCAAATGTAA
- a CDS encoding sulfurtransferase, translating into MSPIISTSELKENFQNKNLIILDARVGKDVYQNYLEKHIKGARFINLDKDLAEIGDDAAFGGRHPLPGVEKFSQTLSDLGISENAHIVVYDDKNGSNAAARAWWMLRSFGLDHVQVLDGGFQAAEKEGLEFTSGEEVFEKASIIKKERWLLPTSSLENVENELVNNSSTVIDVRDAYRYKGESEPIDLVAGHIPGAINIPFSENLDENGKFLNPEILKEKYLKLLKDKPENLIIHCGSGVTACHTILALEYAGLQIPNLYVGSWSEWSRREGKEIAKDI; encoded by the coding sequence ATGTCTCCTATAATTTCAACTTCAGAACTAAAAGAAAATTTCCAAAACAAAAACCTCATTATCCTTGATGCAAGGGTAGGAAAGGACGTTTACCAAAACTACCTTGAGAAGCATATTAAAGGAGCAAGATTTATTAATTTAGATAAAGACCTTGCTGAAATTGGAGATGATGCTGCATTTGGTGGAAGACATCCGCTTCCAGGTGTTGAAAAGTTTAGCCAAACCTTATCTGACTTAGGAATTTCAGAAAATGCCCATATTGTTGTGTATGATGATAAAAACGGATCCAACGCTGCAGCGAGAGCCTGGTGGATGTTGCGGTCTTTTGGATTAGATCATGTTCAGGTACTAGATGGAGGTTTTCAAGCCGCTGAAAAAGAAGGACTGGAATTTACTTCAGGTGAAGAAGTTTTTGAGAAAGCTTCTATTATTAAAAAAGAAAGATGGCTTCTTCCTACTTCAAGTTTGGAAAATGTTGAAAATGAACTAGTAAACAATTCTTCAACGGTGATTGATGTTAGGGATGCTTACCGGTATAAAGGAGAATCTGAACCTATAGATCTGGTAGCCGGACATATTCCGGGAGCAATTAATATTCCTTTTTCTGAAAATCTTGATGAAAACGGGAAATTCTTAAATCCTGAAATTTTAAAGGAGAAATATTTAAAATTGCTGAAAGACAAGCCTGAGAATTTAATCATTCATTGTGGTTCTGGAGTTACAGCCTGTCATACGATTTTAGCCTTGGAATATGCTGGTTTACAGATTCCTAACTTATATGTAGGATCGTGGAGCGAGTGGAGCAGAAGAGAAGGGAAAGAAATAGCGAAAGATATTTAA
- a CDS encoding hydroxymethylglutaryl-CoA lyase, with product MFLTECPRDAMQGWGEFIPTNKKIDYINSLMEVGFDVLDSLSFVSPKAIPQMADSDEVAENIDKSLSNTKISAIIGNYRGAEKALKHQSVDILGFPFSISETFQHRNTNKNQEEAFNDVVKMLELVKTENKELNIYFSMAFGNPYGEMWKVEDVEFWAQRFSDIGIKNILLSDTTGVATPETIALLFERIPVKHPEIHFGGHFHNRYEDSYSKLKAAYDKGCRRFDSAIKGIGGCPMAEDDLVGNMPTEQVINFMSVEKVDHNLNLLNFESSYNIAKDIFHF from the coding sequence ATGTTTCTTACTGAATGTCCTAGAGATGCCATGCAAGGTTGGGGAGAATTTATTCCCACAAATAAAAAAATAGATTACATCAATTCGCTAATGGAAGTGGGTTTTGATGTGCTGGATAGTCTGAGTTTTGTCTCTCCTAAAGCAATTCCACAGATGGCCGATTCTGATGAGGTTGCTGAAAACATTGACAAATCCTTATCGAATACAAAAATTTCTGCAATTATCGGAAATTATAGAGGAGCTGAAAAAGCTTTGAAACACCAGTCTGTAGATATTCTTGGATTTCCCTTTTCTATTTCTGAAACATTCCAACATAGAAATACAAACAAAAACCAGGAAGAGGCTTTTAATGATGTTGTTAAAATGCTGGAATTGGTAAAAACCGAAAATAAGGAATTAAATATTTATTTTTCAATGGCTTTTGGTAATCCGTATGGAGAAATGTGGAAGGTCGAAGATGTGGAATTCTGGGCACAAAGATTTTCTGACATTGGAATTAAAAATATCTTATTATCTGATACGACAGGTGTTGCAACACCCGAAACAATCGCTCTTTTATTCGAAAGGATACCGGTAAAACATCCGGAAATTCATTTCGGAGGGCATTTTCATAATCGTTACGAAGATTCTTATTCAAAACTGAAAGCAGCATATGATAAAGGTTGTAGAAGGTTTGATAGCGCGATAAAAGGAATTGGAGGATGTCCTATGGCGGAAGATGATCTGGTTGGAAATATGCCAACAGAGCAAGTCATTAATTTTATGAGCGTTGAAAAAGTAGATCACAATCTGAATCTTTTAAACTTTGAGAGCTCATATAATATAGCGAAAGATATTTTTCATTTTTAA
- a CDS encoding YdeI/OmpD-associated family protein, producing MSSIKFSAIIRQNGEINAAFVEFPFSTEKIFGKKGQVKIKATFDGNVEYRGSLSKMKSDCHVLGLTQEIRKQLNKTFGDEVFVSLIEDKEERTVEIANDIVVVFNENPKAKDLFDKMSYTHRKEYIRWIEEAKKQETRENRKTKMIQMIMDGKKGV from the coding sequence ATGAGCTCTATTAAATTTTCAGCTATTATCAGACAAAATGGCGAAATAAATGCTGCGTTTGTCGAATTCCCTTTTTCCACTGAGAAAATATTTGGGAAAAAAGGACAGGTTAAAATCAAGGCTACTTTCGATGGCAATGTTGAATATCGTGGAAGTCTTTCTAAAATGAAATCTGATTGTCATGTTTTAGGACTAACCCAGGAGATCAGAAAACAACTGAATAAAACTTTTGGCGATGAGGTTTTCGTATCTCTCATTGAGGACAAGGAAGAAAGAACTGTTGAAATTGCAAATGATATTGTTGTTGTTTTTAATGAAAACCCCAAAGCAAAAGACTTATTTGATAAAATGAGTTACACTCATAGAAAGGAATATATAAGATGGATTGAAGAAGCCAAAAAACAGGAAACACGGGAAAATAGAAAAACAAAAATGATTCAGATGATTATGGATGGGAAAAAAGGGGTTTAA
- a CDS encoding tRNA-binding protein encodes MIIKPEISWGDFEKIDIRCGTIISVNDFEKARNPSYQLDIDFGDLGIKKSSAQITTLYKKEELIGKQILAVVNFPKKQIANFFSECLVLGVYGEDKSDVTLLAPSLPVKNGMQVG; translated from the coding sequence ATGATTATAAAGCCAGAAATATCCTGGGGAGATTTCGAAAAAATAGATATAAGATGCGGAACCATTATTTCCGTTAATGATTTTGAAAAAGCCAGAAACCCCTCTTACCAGTTAGATATTGATTTTGGAGATCTTGGCATTAAAAAATCCTCTGCTCAGATTACAACGCTATACAAAAAAGAAGAGCTAATAGGAAAACAGATTTTAGCGGTTGTAAACTTTCCAAAAAAGCAGATTGCTAATTTTTTCAGTGAATGTTTGGTATTGGGTGTATATGGAGAAGATAAAAGTGACGTCACTCTCCTGGCTCCATCATTGCCCGTAAAAAACGGCATGCAGGTTGGCTAA
- a CDS encoding RNA polymerase sigma factor, which produces MEANKEQILVDRLLLKEEAAWKELFGAYSGNLSYVCSRYIISKDDVHDVLQNSFIKMFRSINSFEYRGNGSLKAWITRIVVNESLKHIRQYSDFKIVTDDFEIPDITEEAEPNLEEVPQEVIMEMIRSLPDGYRTVFNLYVFENKSHKQIAELLGIAENSSASQFHRAKGMLVQKIKEYKMLTKAQYE; this is translated from the coding sequence ATGGAGGCAAATAAGGAGCAGATTTTAGTAGACCGTCTTCTGTTAAAGGAAGAAGCTGCATGGAAGGAGCTTTTCGGAGCTTATTCCGGAAACCTCTCGTATGTGTGCTCCCGCTATATCATCAGTAAAGATGATGTCCATGATGTATTACAAAATAGTTTTATTAAAATGTTTCGCTCGATAAATTCATTCGAGTACCGTGGAAATGGTTCTCTAAAAGCATGGATAACCAGGATTGTTGTTAATGAATCATTAAAGCATATCAGACAATATTCTGACTTTAAAATAGTAACGGATGATTTTGAAATTCCTGATATAACCGAAGAAGCGGAACCTAATCTGGAGGAAGTACCGCAAGAAGTTATTATGGAAATGATTCGCTCTCTTCCGGATGGTTACAGAACTGTTTTTAATCTGTATGTGTTTGAAAATAAAAGTCATAAACAAATTGCGGAATTACTGGGAATAGCAGAAAATTCTTCGGCTTCGCAATTTCATAGAGCTAAAGGCATGCTTGTTCAGAAAATTAAGGAGTATAAAATGTTAACAAAGGCGCAATATGAATAA
- a CDS encoding T9SS type A sorting domain-containing protein, with protein MKTKLIFLSLFLFLSILRINAQCSFTPTITSPRLGAQFPNKIVFCNTESEILSTQNYGSYQWYKQMWTWQSPNTNPWVPISGANSQNLTINGANDMLYNFKVEVTLNDCTAQSAEVMADGYAYALPAMMTTLTPGTYEDLGGGEYNVCNGASVQFDDAFPVLYGAHTWYKCAPSNIPPVPGDPCIITGVTGDTYIATGSGEYGYYACTAYCPDQCEFLGLGSFVKLNFGNWSFCNLGTDETGPKKTNDLTIYPNPAAQFVFIGKDSDKVYKEVSIIDASGRLVLQKKNHTYNQPIDVSGLAVGTYIIVSKDSKDQTYKNKFIKK; from the coding sequence ATGAAAACAAAACTAATTTTTTTATCACTGTTCTTATTTTTAAGTATTTTAAGAATAAATGCACAGTGTTCATTTACACCTACCATTACCAGTCCTAGATTAGGAGCTCAATTCCCAAATAAAATTGTGTTTTGTAACACAGAGTCTGAAATACTTTCAACACAAAATTATGGTAGTTACCAATGGTACAAACAGATGTGGACATGGCAGTCCCCAAATACAAATCCTTGGGTTCCTATTTCTGGGGCTAATTCCCAAAACCTGACAATCAATGGAGCTAATGATATGCTTTATAATTTTAAGGTGGAAGTTACCCTTAATGATTGTACAGCACAAAGTGCGGAAGTTATGGCAGATGGATATGCATATGCTCTTCCAGCTATGATGACCACTCTGACTCCGGGAACTTATGAAGATTTAGGAGGTGGAGAATACAATGTTTGTAATGGTGCATCAGTACAATTTGACGATGCATTCCCAGTACTATACGGAGCCCATACCTGGTACAAATGTGCGCCAAGTAATATACCACCGGTTCCGGGAGACCCTTGTATCATAACAGGAGTAACAGGAGATACTTATATTGCAACGGGATCAGGTGAATATGGTTATTATGCATGTACGGCGTACTGTCCGGATCAATGTGAATTCCTGGGTTTAGGTTCTTTTGTGAAATTGAATTTTGGAAACTGGAGTTTTTGTAATCTGGGAACTGATGAAACAGGACCAAAGAAAACGAATGATTTAACAATATATCCTAATCCAGCGGCACAGTTTGTATTTATTGGAAAAGATTCCGATAAAGTATATAAGGAGGTTTCCATTATTGATGCTTCAGGAAGGCTTGTTCTACAAAAAAAGAATCATACCTATAATCAACCTATTGATGTAAGCGGATTGGCTGTTGGAACGTATATTATTGTTTCTAAGGATTCAAAAGATCAAACGTATAAAAATAAATTCATTAAAAAGTAA
- a CDS encoding nuclear transport factor 2 family protein codes for MSNKEILEKANLAITKGDYEGFLAFCADDTKWTFVGEQILQGKEEVRQYMATTYIEPPKFRVEKLIGEGDFVTAVGKISMKNKGGKIIDYSYCDVWRFHNGKMIELEAFVIES; via the coding sequence ATGAGTAACAAAGAGATCTTAGAAAAAGCAAATTTGGCCATTACAAAAGGAGATTATGAAGGGTTTTTGGCATTCTGTGCTGATGATACGAAATGGACTTTTGTTGGTGAGCAGATCTTACAAGGAAAGGAGGAGGTCAGGCAATATATGGCAACAACATATATAGAGCCCCCTAAGTTTAGAGTTGAAAAACTAATAGGTGAGGGTGATTTTGTAACAGCAGTTGGTAAAATAAGTATGAAAAACAAAGGGGGAAAGATCATCGATTACTCTTATTGTGATGTTTGGAGATTTCACAACGGTAAAATGATTGAATTGGAAGCTTTTGTTATTGAGAGTTAG
- a CDS encoding DUF6876 family protein, whose amino-acid sequence MKNFTEPTSAYYNNFKTPETFRKYKSPSALKTKIMTNRNSSRRNFANDLYDVYSVPQDLHDYKDGYKFTEGIYDLTNYEDCLWLLDLILDQQLDLNPEFQIWYFTRTHQNSFTLVCKNKEGNKIAETENVQANFYFDDVTIIKKDQLFCLPIEEKNY is encoded by the coding sequence ATGAAAAATTTCACAGAACCTACAAGTGCCTATTACAATAATTTCAAGACTCCAGAAACTTTTCGTAAATATAAATCTCCTTCAGCTTTAAAAACAAAGATCATGACTAACAGAAACAGTAGCCGTAGAAATTTTGCCAACGATTTATACGATGTTTATTCAGTTCCGCAAGACCTACATGATTACAAAGATGGATATAAATTTACAGAAGGAATTTATGATTTAACAAATTATGAAGATTGTTTGTGGTTATTGGATCTGATATTGGATCAGCAATTAGATTTAAATCCCGAGTTTCAAATATGGTATTTTACAAGAACTCATCAGAATTCTTTTACCCTAGTATGTAAAAACAAAGAAGGCAATAAAATAGCTGAAACAGAAAATGTACAGGCAAATTTTTATTTTGATGATGTTACAATTATAAAAAAGGATCAATTATTCTGTTTACCTATTGAAGAAAAAAACTATTAA
- a CDS encoding PorT family protein, translating to MNNQWLNELRRKMEDHTSDVPDELWNDIKDELSFEEEKNTVVGFPTEGSRSDEEENQVPAKKIKPLVYRVAGIAAAIALFFIIGKQLLKVDNEKEVAPKMTYSPEQRNKIKQDHLSNNGTIPVNRNGNVNIDHDVSNKIGSHELASLTGNIFQNSLYQNLGRNPDMGYNKETTDTSLLPYLLGQSGTIIQKQIPHIEDNGSINRRDEINELISETDLEMQNQSMASTAKLKKQRANRSWMLSMLTGKASSESQQFPGYATMSGQPLSISEMWSASAYDNDPFVGVLLANQNKNVEATLRHKVPLNLGISLYYNLGKRWGIGTGLNYTKLSSELHSGSQSNFVKSEQTVHYIGIPVQVNYNVIQKGRFTGYITGGALVEKSVAGNFTTKYVVDNVVNEETKEDLPSQPVQVSLNTALGVQLKLVDKIGVYAEPGVGYHFKDNSSLNTIYKEKPLNLNIKFGIRILLD from the coding sequence ATGAATAATCAATGGTTAAACGAGCTGCGCAGGAAGATGGAAGATCATACAAGTGATGTTCCGGATGAATTATGGAATGATATAAAGGATGAATTATCCTTTGAAGAGGAGAAAAATACTGTTGTAGGCTTTCCTACTGAGGGAAGTCGTTCAGATGAAGAGGAAAATCAAGTTCCAGCCAAAAAGATTAAACCTTTGGTATACAGAGTTGCCGGAATTGCAGCTGCAATTGCATTATTTTTTATCATAGGAAAACAGCTGCTTAAGGTAGATAATGAAAAAGAAGTAGCACCAAAAATGACCTATTCTCCTGAACAGAGAAATAAAATAAAGCAGGATCATTTATCCAATAATGGAACGATTCCTGTGAATAGAAATGGAAATGTCAATATTGATCATGATGTTTCAAATAAAATTGGATCACATGAATTGGCCTCTTTAACAGGAAATATTTTTCAAAACAGTCTATATCAGAATTTGGGAAGAAATCCGGATATGGGTTATAATAAGGAAACAACAGATACAAGTCTGTTACCTTATTTGTTAGGACAATCAGGCACTATAATACAGAAACAAATTCCTCATATTGAAGATAATGGCTCCATTAATCGCAGAGATGAGATCAACGAACTTATTTCTGAAACAGATCTGGAAATGCAAAACCAATCCATGGCGAGCACAGCAAAACTGAAAAAGCAAAGGGCGAATAGATCATGGATGCTAAGTATGTTAACGGGAAAAGCTTCTTCTGAATCTCAGCAGTTCCCCGGATATGCAACAATGAGTGGTCAGCCTTTGAGCATCAGTGAGATGTGGAGTGCCTCAGCATATGATAATGATCCATTTGTTGGTGTTTTATTAGCTAACCAAAACAAAAATGTAGAGGCAACATTGAGACATAAGGTACCATTGAATTTAGGAATTTCTTTATATTATAACTTAGGAAAAAGATGGGGTATAGGGACAGGACTAAATTATACCAAATTATCATCTGAGCTTCACTCCGGCAGTCAGTCTAATTTCGTGAAAAGTGAACAGACGGTTCATTATATTGGGATTCCGGTACAGGTAAATTATAATGTAATACAGAAAGGAAGATTTACAGGATACATTACCGGTGGTGCTCTTGTTGAAAAATCTGTTGCTGGAAACTTTACAACGAAATATGTGGTAGATAATGTTGTCAATGAAGAGACAAAAGAAGATTTACCCAGCCAGCCAGTACAGGTTTCATTAAATACTGCTTTGGGGGTACAATTGAAACTTGTCGATAAAATTGGAGTCTATGCAGAGCCTGGTGTTGGCTATCATTTCAAAGATAATAGTTCCCTGAACACCATTTATAAGGAGAAACCTTTAAACTTAAATATCAAATTTGGGATCAGGATATTACTGGATTAA
- a CDS encoding DUF4840 domain-containing protein: MKKFIVLKAFMALLIGFVSLSLVSCNNDNGPDIPPVKLQDVIGNYRAKLITSQGNIKAEAAVNFTAKKDTIKFTDLPIKEIVKSVVKDPVKAEAALTAIGKVKYNLNYTATINTNYNVLELAFTPKVLTIQIPVDGTIKNTVVTFTAKEKGFYVRQDDGMKFGLVAEKITVDGVVLTPYEVIKYDFPYCLKY, encoded by the coding sequence ATGAAAAAATTCATAGTACTTAAAGCTTTTATGGCTTTGTTGATTGGTTTTGTAAGTCTTAGTTTAGTTTCGTGTAATAATGATAATGGACCAGATATTCCGCCCGTGAAACTACAGGATGTTATAGGAAACTATAGAGCTAAACTGATAACAAGTCAGGGAAATATAAAGGCAGAGGCAGCAGTTAATTTCACTGCAAAAAAAGATACTATTAAGTTCACTGATCTTCCTATAAAAGAAATCGTGAAATCGGTAGTTAAGGATCCTGTAAAAGCTGAAGCGGCATTAACTGCAATAGGGAAAGTTAAATATAACCTTAATTATACTGCAACCATAAATACCAATTATAATGTGTTGGAATTGGCTTTTACTCCCAAAGTACTGACTATTCAGATTCCTGTGGATGGAACCATTAAAAATACAGTAGTGACATTTACAGCCAAAGAAAAAGGCTTCTATGTAAGACAGGATGATGGGATGAAGTTTGGTTTGGTAGCAGAAAAGATAACAGTAGATGGAGTTGTATTAACACCGTATGAGGTTATTAAGTATGATTTTCCATATTGCTTAAAATATTAG
- a CDS encoding 3'-5' exonuclease encodes MIQHIQLEKILFLDIETVPNAGSWDDLSETDQKLWDKKTRFQRKDETSAEEFYPERAGIMAEFGKIICITIGMVEKNNTLKIKSFADHDEKKLLVEFGEIFNSPRLRDVILCAHNGKEFDFPWIARRFLINGIQPPVPFQMFGKKPWEIPHIDTMELWKFGDYKSFISLELLAHVFGIPTPKDDIDGSMVSSIYYIEKDLQRIVDYCEKDVLTLANIFRRMRQEDLLKRNINLD; translated from the coding sequence ATGATACAACACATTCAATTAGAAAAGATCTTATTCCTTGATATTGAAACCGTTCCGAATGCAGGATCATGGGATGACCTATCAGAAACAGATCAAAAGCTTTGGGACAAAAAAACAAGATTTCAACGGAAAGATGAAACTTCAGCGGAAGAATTCTATCCTGAAAGAGCAGGTATTATGGCTGAATTTGGTAAGATCATTTGTATTACAATTGGAATGGTCGAAAAGAATAATACCCTGAAAATTAAAAGTTTTGCCGATCACGACGAAAAAAAGCTTCTTGTGGAATTCGGAGAAATATTTAATAGTCCAAGACTTCGGGATGTAATTCTTTGTGCCCATAATGGGAAGGAGTTTGATTTTCCATGGATCGCGAGGCGCTTTTTAATTAATGGAATTCAACCTCCAGTTCCGTTTCAGATGTTTGGAAAAAAACCGTGGGAAATCCCTCATATTGACACAATGGAACTCTGGAAATTCGGAGATTATAAAAGCTTTATTTCCTTAGAGTTATTAGCTCATGTTTTTGGAATTCCCACTCCAAAAGATGACATCGATGGTTCAATGGTTTCATCAATCTACTACATAGAAAAAGACTTGCAAAGAATAGTCGACTATTGTGAAAAAGATGTCTTAACTTTGGCAAATATTTTCCGGCGTATGCGTCAGGAAGATTTATTGAAAAGAAATATCAATCTAGATTAA
- a CDS encoding SUF system Fe-S cluster assembly protein, whose protein sequence is MKFTDDQIADIGEEIIRVLKSVYDPEIPVDIYELGLVYDVQISEDGDVKIIMTLTTPNCPVAESLPQEVKDKVQAVEEVKSVDLELTFEPSWNKDMMSEEAKFELGML, encoded by the coding sequence ATGAAATTTACAGACGATCAAATTGCTGATATAGGAGAAGAAATTATAAGAGTACTAAAATCCGTATATGACCCTGAAATCCCTGTGGATATTTACGAGTTAGGACTTGTTTACGATGTACAGATTTCTGAGGATGGTGATGTGAAAATCATTATGACCCTTACTACACCAAACTGTCCTGTTGCAGAATCCCTTCCACAAGAAGTAAAGGATAAAGTTCAGGCGGTAGAAGAAGTAAAAAGCGTTGATTTAGAACTTACTTTTGAACCTAGCTGGAATAAGGATATGATGAGTGAAGAAGCCAAATTCGAATTAGGAATGCTTTAA